One Chryseobacterium sp. StRB126 genomic region harbors:
- a CDS encoding DUF4259 domain-containing protein, with protein sequence MGAWGYKNFENDTAADWFAELKESPDKELVIPYLTKILDEDDFIDDEESFITLAILEALSGRLKLISTDYILPQLESLDTILLAQMVIKASKKILFFKEHSEVRELWEESDEYHQWFNYQVSLIMKLDNFYSNYNFVDEENNDPVIEEEWTKYIKTNFS encoded by the coding sequence ATGGGGGCTTGGGGATATAAGAACTTCGAAAATGATACTGCTGCAGATTGGTTTGCAGAACTGAAGGAATCTCCGGATAAAGAATTAGTGATTCCTTATCTCACCAAAATTTTGGATGAAGATGATTTTATAGATGACGAAGAGAGCTTTATTACGTTAGCAATACTTGAAGCACTGAGTGGTCGTTTGAAACTGATTTCCACAGACTACATTTTGCCGCAGTTGGAATCTTTAGATACGATTCTATTAGCTCAAATGGTTATAAAAGCCTCCAAAAAGATCCTTTTCTTTAAAGAGCATTCAGAAGTAAGAGAATTATGGGAAGAATCTGATGAATATCACCAATGGTTTAATTATCAGGTTTCTTTAATTATGAAGCTCGATAATTTTTATAGCAACTATAATTTTGTTGATGAAGAAAATAACGATCCGGTAATTGAGGAAGAGTGGACGAAATATATAAAAACCAATTTTTCGTAA
- a CDS encoding TonB-dependent receptor: MSIILKKRLLIALVLPTAALYYGQSTKDSLEKSKSIDEVMLVGRNLSQTAKERKTPVAVSNIKAAEIQEKLGNREFPEIMKSTPSVYVTKVGGGFGDSRINMRGFDGANIAVIINGQPVNDMQGGTVYWSNWTGLADIASSIQIQRGLGASKFVVPSVGGTINIVTKATDSEQKAMIKAEAGNDNYSKLSAMYSSGLKNKWATTVLLSRWQGDGYINGTKGEGYSWFFSTGFKPNEKHAFNFIATGAPQVHDTRRSSATGANVATLQQFETYGRRYNPQTGMLNGSQFNLAPNFYHKPIASLNWDWNINDNLKLSTVVYGSWGRGGGGTGLNGSIVNGNKDVMNFTNSGPGGDGTINWDMIYRYNRGGAVTDYNGNTFQKSGFVAPTGSPADYNGQNVATLNGTSGIVRKQSINAHDWYGVIADLNYKKNNWTFNGGIDLKTYKGALYDITTDLLGSDALFVKSTVNAPNGYYVDRTVKPEPLTKTGNTQKVSIYNEGLVKWAGIYGMVEYSSEKLSASVQASVSEQYYKRRDYMLYTPGNQETKWYHKTGYIVKGGANYNIDDHHNVFFNAGVISRQPLFNALFPSNQNIYNDAKNERIFSLELGYGFKSRYIDVNINAYRTQWDDRFISRTFNAGAADVAKFSQLKLGNAYFYNALNVGQLHQGVELEAKARPFANLRLRGMVSFGNWKYKGNANFNILDVQSNQEVAGTTGMINIKDLKVGDAAQTTASLGVDYNITKAFSVDANWEYYDKLYAQFNPINFLTEADRERGIVKLPSYNLFDVGASYKFEIGQKKSLTLRANVYNLFNKYYISELSSNIHATDKIGSGPDKGKTYQEAGRVYQGIADANTGFLGFGRTWSVAATFRF, translated from the coding sequence ATGAGCATTATTTTAAAAAAGCGACTTCTTATAGCGCTTGTATTACCAACGGCCGCCTTGTATTATGGGCAGAGTACGAAGGATTCTTTAGAAAAATCTAAATCTATTGATGAGGTGATGTTGGTAGGTAGAAACCTTTCCCAAACAGCCAAAGAGAGAAAAACACCTGTTGCAGTTTCCAACATTAAGGCAGCTGAAATTCAGGAGAAACTAGGAAACAGAGAATTCCCTGAAATTATGAAGTCTACCCCTTCAGTATACGTTACTAAAGTAGGTGGCGGATTTGGAGACAGTAGAATTAACATGAGAGGTTTTGATGGTGCCAATATTGCGGTAATCATCAACGGGCAGCCTGTTAATGATATGCAAGGAGGTACCGTTTACTGGTCTAACTGGACTGGACTAGCAGATATTGCAAGCTCTATTCAGATTCAGAGAGGTTTGGGAGCTTCTAAATTTGTAGTTCCTTCTGTTGGGGGAACAATCAATATTGTGACCAAAGCTACCGATTCTGAGCAGAAAGCAATGATTAAGGCTGAAGCTGGTAACGACAATTACTCAAAGCTTTCAGCGATGTACTCTTCGGGGTTGAAAAACAAATGGGCAACTACCGTATTACTTTCCCGTTGGCAAGGCGATGGTTATATCAACGGAACTAAAGGTGAAGGATATTCATGGTTTTTCTCTACAGGATTTAAGCCTAATGAAAAACACGCGTTCAATTTCATTGCAACGGGGGCACCACAGGTACACGATACAAGAAGATCTTCAGCAACCGGAGCTAATGTAGCAACTTTGCAGCAGTTCGAAACGTATGGAAGAAGATACAATCCACAAACAGGAATGCTGAATGGTTCTCAATTTAATTTAGCACCAAACTTCTACCATAAGCCAATTGCTTCATTAAACTGGGATTGGAATATTAATGACAACCTGAAATTATCCACCGTTGTTTACGGCTCTTGGGGACGTGGCGGCGGCGGTACCGGACTTAATGGCTCCATTGTAAACGGCAACAAAGATGTCATGAACTTCACAAACTCTGGCCCAGGTGGAGATGGCACCATTAATTGGGATATGATTTATCGTTACAACAGAGGAGGTGCAGTAACAGATTATAACGGAAATACTTTCCAAAAATCAGGTTTTGTTGCTCCTACCGGCTCCCCTGCTGATTATAATGGACAAAATGTAGCTACTTTAAACGGAACCAGCGGTATCGTTAGAAAGCAAAGTATTAATGCTCATGACTGGTACGGAGTAATTGCTGATCTTAATTATAAAAAGAATAACTGGACATTTAACGGAGGAATAGACCTTAAGACTTACAAAGGAGCTCTTTATGATATTACTACTGATCTGCTAGGATCTGATGCCTTATTTGTTAAAAGTACAGTAAATGCTCCAAACGGGTATTATGTTGACCGTACAGTAAAACCGGAACCATTAACGAAGACAGGTAATACTCAAAAAGTATCTATCTATAACGAAGGTCTTGTAAAATGGGCTGGTATCTATGGAATGGTTGAATATAGTTCTGAAAAACTAAGTGCATCTGTTCAGGCATCCGTTTCTGAGCAGTATTACAAGAGAAGAGACTATATGTTGTATACTCCTGGTAACCAAGAAACCAAATGGTATCACAAAACAGGTTATATTGTAAAAGGAGGAGCTAACTATAATATTGATGATCATCATAATGTATTTTTCAATGCAGGAGTTATTTCGAGACAGCCGTTATTTAATGCTCTCTTTCCTTCTAACCAGAATATCTACAATGATGCGAAGAATGAAAGAATTTTCTCTTTAGAGTTAGGATATGGCTTCAAATCCCGTTATATAGATGTTAACATCAATGCGTACAGAACGCAGTGGGATGACAGATTCATTTCAAGAACATTCAATGCAGGAGCTGCAGATGTTGCTAAATTCTCTCAATTAAAACTTGGAAACGCTTATTTCTATAATGCTCTGAACGTTGGACAACTTCACCAGGGTGTTGAATTGGAAGCGAAAGCAAGACCTTTTGCTAACCTTAGACTAAGAGGGATGGTTTCATTTGGAAACTGGAAATACAAAGGAAATGCTAACTTCAACATTCTTGATGTTCAAAGCAACCAAGAAGTGGCTGGAACAACAGGGATGATCAATATTAAAGATCTGAAAGTTGGAGATGCTGCCCAAACAACAGCAAGCTTAGGAGTTGATTATAACATTACCAAAGCATTCAGTGTTGATGCAAACTGGGAATATTATGACAAATTATATGCGCAGTTCAACCCTATCAACTTCCTTACAGAGGCTGACAGAGAAAGAGGAATTGTAAAATTACCAAGCTACAACCTATTTGATGTGGGTGCTAGTTACAAATTTGAAATCGGTCAGAAAAAATCATTAACATTAAGAGCGAACGTTTACAACTTGTTCAACAAATATTATATTTCTGAACTAAGTTCTAATATCCACGCTACTGATAAAATTGGTTCTGGTCCGGATAAAGGAAAAACATACCAGGAAGCTGGTAGAGTTTACCAGGGTATTGCAGATGCCAATACAGGTTTCTTAGGATTCGGAAGAACGTGGTCTGTGGCTGCGACTTTCAGATTCTAA